From one Terriglobales bacterium genomic stretch:
- a CDS encoding response regulator transcription factor yields the protein MKSVTVKKPKINIAVVESDPLRFVGFRTLFDTEPDLELSAATLAELQSKSNVDLVLLGSRTAQNLFDVMASLKASRPDLRIIVVGSGADDETILKAIAAGAKGYVDEAAAPSDFIMAIRIVHQGSVWAPRRVLSMFIERVSASPGRIFPAGRVTFTDREKEVLELLVVGRSNKEIGAALGIEERTVKAHVAKLMRKVGVQNRIALSVHAITHSLVTANK from the coding sequence ATGAAATCTGTTACCGTAAAAAAGCCGAAAATCAATATTGCCGTGGTGGAAAGCGATCCTTTGCGGTTCGTGGGCTTCCGGACTCTGTTCGATACCGAGCCCGATCTGGAGCTGAGCGCCGCCACCCTGGCTGAACTTCAGTCAAAATCCAACGTAGATCTGGTCTTATTAGGCAGCCGCACCGCCCAGAACCTGTTTGACGTTATGGCCAGCCTGAAGGCCTCCCGCCCCGATTTGCGCATTATCGTGGTCGGGTCCGGGGCCGACGATGAGACCATCCTGAAGGCCATTGCAGCAGGCGCCAAGGGCTATGTGGATGAAGCCGCAGCCCCTTCAGACTTCATCATGGCCATCCGTATCGTCCACCAGGGCTCCGTCTGGGCCCCGCGACGGGTGCTTTCTATGTTTATTGAGAGGGTCAGCGCCAGCCCGGGCCGCATTTTCCCGGCAGGCCGGGTGACCTTTACCGACCGCGAAAAAGAGGTGCTGGAACTGCTGGTCGTTGGCCGCTCCAATAAAGAGATCGGCGCCGCTTTAGGCATTGAGGAGCGCACCGTGAAGGCCCACGTGGCCAAACTGATGCGCAAGGTGGGTGTGCAGAACCGGATTGCACTTTCTGTGCACGCTATTACCCATTCGCTGGTAACCGCCAACAAGTAG
- a CDS encoding SMI1/KNR4 family protein — protein MLNSDFLDEFKRTTEAKWSTVSLDPMIYGFQFQPGTRWNPGLSDEVVAEYENLLGVRFPHDFKLFLKAMNGTDIPTLNIYGSSGYPPCQSVGVYSYPRDIEIIKRGIEYVSESRAELRITLADQGFDLPAEAGLAPIFAHRYVMCTSNLSTSVVLSIIDRQDAIVYGDSLKEYLVCEFLGDSP, from the coding sequence ATGTTAAATAGCGATTTCCTGGATGAGTTCAAACGTACTACGGAAGCGAAGTGGAGCACTGTATCTCTTGATCCCATGATCTATGGGTTTCAGTTCCAACCCGGGACCCGCTGGAATCCAGGTTTGTCGGATGAAGTTGTCGCAGAATACGAAAATCTCCTCGGAGTTCGATTCCCTCATGACTTTAAGCTTTTCCTCAAAGCGATGAACGGAACCGATATCCCAACTTTGAACATATACGGCTCCAGTGGTTACCCGCCGTGTCAATCCGTTGGCGTCTATTCCTATCCCAGAGACATAGAAATCATAAAACGAGGAATTGAATACGTAAGCGAAAGTCGAGCCGAGCTGCGAATCACCCTGGCCGACCAGGGTTTTGATCTTCCTGCCGAAGCCGGCCTAGCGCCGATTTTTGCTCATCGCTATGTAATGTGCACATCGAATCTCAGCACCAGCGTTGTCTTGTCCATCATAGACAGGCAGGATGCGATTGTTTATGGCGACTCGCTGAAGGAATATCTGGTATGCGAATTTCTCGGAGACTCGCCATAA
- a CDS encoding metal-sulfur cluster assembly factor, with amino-acid sequence MAVTQEDVLTALKDCYDPEIPVNIVDLGLIYEVRVTEPQPAGAQDVEVIMTMTSPGCPSHVMIGDQVKDRVHKMAGVRDVKVEVVWMPPWTPERLSAAAKKQLGIE; translated from the coding sequence ATGGCTGTTACGCAAGAAGATGTCCTTACTGCTCTGAAGGATTGCTACGATCCCGAAATTCCGGTCAACATTGTTGATCTGGGATTGATTTATGAAGTCCGGGTCACAGAACCACAACCCGCAGGTGCGCAGGACGTCGAAGTCATCATGACCATGACCTCACCCGGTTGTCCTTCACACGTAATGATTGGAGACCAGGTCAAAGACCGGGTCCACAAGATGGCAGGCGTGAGAGACGTCAAAGTGGAAGTGGTGTGGATGCCGCCGTGGACGCCAGAACGGTTGAGCGCCGCCGCCAAGAAACAACTCGGGATCGAGTAA
- a CDS encoding sigma-70 family RNA polymerase sigma factor: protein MHSAGSQEVSKDAMLVERLRASDEGAMAQLYDRYSGIVYSVALRVLNDTGAAEDVLQEVFLQLWRNPNVFDAGRGSLGAWLSVIARNRAIDALRKRKPMTDFDNVVLAVECNLESEAGRKVSIEKARAALTKVPADQRKALELAFFQGLTHTEIAAKTGEPLGTIKTRIRAALTALRKAMTEK from the coding sequence GTGCACAGCGCAGGCTCACAAGAGGTTTCCAAAGACGCGATGCTGGTTGAACGTTTACGCGCGAGCGACGAGGGCGCCATGGCGCAGCTCTATGACCGCTATTCCGGCATTGTGTACTCGGTGGCGCTGCGCGTGTTGAACGACACCGGGGCCGCAGAAGATGTGCTGCAGGAAGTGTTTCTGCAACTGTGGCGGAACCCCAATGTCTTCGACGCCGGCCGTGGCTCCCTGGGTGCATGGCTTTCAGTCATAGCCCGCAACCGCGCGATTGACGCCCTGCGCAAGCGCAAGCCGATGACTGATTTTGACAACGTGGTCCTGGCTGTGGAGTGCAACCTGGAGAGCGAAGCGGGGCGCAAGGTTTCCATTGAAAAGGCGCGGGCTGCTCTTACCAAGGTCCCGGCCGATCAGCGCAAGGCTCTGGAGCTGGCTTTCTTCCAGGGGCTGACGCATACGGAAATTGCCGCAAAAACCGGTGAGCCGTTGGGCACGATCAAGACCCGGATTCGGGCGGCATTGACGGCCTTAAGAAAGGCGATGACAGAGAAATAG
- a CDS encoding anti-sigma factor, with translation MNDKIQPGHEQYAEDLALYALGALEAGSCAQLELHLKDCPACRSELAALRGDAALLALSVSGPAPPQRSRQRLLSAIADIKKEQPVAVRAIPVRRPWWSFAPVFASLVLAVIAILLVRENTNLKQANEQLTAQMIQADKESQKAREIMALITAQDAVHVSLVSTKTPPAPHIKTIYQPRTGRLVLMASNLDPLPAGKTYELWLIPKSGAPMPAGLFKPDAHGMAMMMPENPEVPAWTELKAFAVTVEPEGGTTTPTMPIVLMGSGQ, from the coding sequence ATGAACGACAAGATCCAACCCGGACACGAGCAATACGCTGAAGACCTGGCGCTTTACGCGCTGGGAGCTCTGGAAGCGGGCTCGTGCGCGCAACTCGAGCTGCACCTGAAGGATTGCCCCGCCTGCCGCAGCGAACTGGCAGCTCTGCGCGGCGATGCTGCACTGCTGGCGCTCTCGGTTTCCGGTCCGGCGCCGCCGCAGCGTTCACGCCAGCGTCTGCTCTCGGCCATCGCCGATATTAAGAAAGAACAGCCGGTTGCGGTCCGCGCCATCCCTGTGCGCCGCCCCTGGTGGAGCTTTGCGCCGGTCTTTGCTTCTCTTGTTCTGGCCGTCATCGCAATCTTGCTGGTGCGCGAGAACACCAACCTGAAGCAGGCCAACGAGCAATTGACTGCGCAGATGATCCAGGCAGATAAAGAGAGCCAAAAAGCACGCGAAATCATGGCTTTGATCACCGCCCAAGACGCTGTACACGTCTCGCTGGTCTCGACCAAAACGCCGCCCGCACCACATATCAAGACCATTTATCAACCGCGGACAGGACGCCTGGTGCTGATGGCCAGCAATCTTGATCCTCTGCCCGCTGGCAAGACTTATGAGTTGTGGCTGATTCCCAAATCGGGAGCACCTATGCCCGCGGGTCTCTTCAAACCCGACGCGCATGGCATGGCCATGATGATGCCCGAAAATCCTGAGGTCCCCGCATGGACAGAGCTGAAAGCCTTTGCTGTAACGGTTGAGCCTGAAGGCGGCACTACGACTCCGACCATGCCCATTGTGCTGATGGGATCAGGGCAGTAA
- a CDS encoding malectin domain-containing carbohydrate-binding protein, whose protein sequence is MVATQTSPNSINLTWTASTTSGVTYNIYRSTTPGFLPSASNRIASGITGTNLSDTGLQANTAYCYLATAENSSAMESAPSNQSCAGGTTPPPGVSINAGGPAVSPFIADTDFTGGVTINHANTINLNGQPNPAPTAVYQSARVTTTAGAGTTFTYKIPGFTAGSSHTVRLHFCETFWTAAGHRIFNVSINGTGVLSNFDIFAAAGGQNRALIEQFSATADGAGDITIVFTTVADKALISGIEIH, encoded by the coding sequence TTGGTTGCCACCCAGACTTCCCCTAACTCGATAAACCTCACGTGGACCGCCAGCACCACCAGCGGCGTAACCTACAACATCTATCGCAGCACCACGCCTGGATTTCTTCCGTCCGCTTCCAATCGCATCGCGTCCGGCATAACCGGCACGAACTTAAGCGATACGGGATTGCAGGCGAATACCGCCTACTGCTATCTGGCTACAGCCGAGAATAGCAGCGCCATGGAGTCGGCTCCTTCTAATCAGTCCTGTGCCGGCGGAACAACGCCGCCGCCAGGCGTAAGCATCAATGCGGGAGGCCCGGCCGTATCTCCGTTCATTGCCGACACCGATTTTACCGGCGGCGTCACCATCAACCACGCCAACACAATCAACCTGAACGGACAGCCCAATCCCGCACCTACAGCGGTGTATCAAAGCGCACGGGTGACCACCACAGCAGGAGCGGGCACTACGTTCACCTATAAGATTCCGGGCTTTACCGCCGGGTCGAGCCACACTGTCCGGCTGCACTTCTGCGAAACGTTCTGGACAGCGGCCGGTCACCGCATCTTTAACGTGAGCATTAACGGCACGGGGGTACTCTCCAACTTCGACATCTTTGCCGCGGCTGGCGGGCAAAACCGCGCGTTGATTGAGCAGTTCTCAGCAACCGCGGATGGCGCCGGCGACATCACTATCGTGTTCACCACGGTGGCCGACAAAGCCCTCATCAGCGGCATAGAAATTCACTAA
- a CDS encoding malectin domain-containing carbohydrate-binding protein, with translation MKMNMKPYGWLRQLVVVAASLLALNFFAGLASAQQIIAINSGGPAVSPFVADKDFSGGATIDHANIINTSKVTNPAPAAIYQSARIATTTVRSFTYTIPGFTPGTNYLVRLHFCETFFATVGSRVFNVTINGTQVLTRFDIAAASGGKNIANVQQFTEPANASGQFVITFTSVTNNALISGIEIDPVTIGTCSQPTAPSGLSATEVSASQINLSWMASSSSCAVTYDVFRSTTSGFTPSSSNQIASGVSSTSFSDTGLAASTTYFYVVKGTNSGGTSASSNQASVTTGAGGGGNGPKQFAPYNDMSLGFSENIVSNAQNAGLKAITLAFLDGNGGCTFGWGGLGGTLPTDNLANGTSIQSLVHQMQANGVTVIISFGGAGGPIVSSCRNAGALQASLQGVLTRYSVNMLDFDMEASDTLGDGPGLPVLDQALKGLKAANPNLVVSFTLPVLPTGLIGTGMAVLNQAHKDGLDLNVVNVMAMDYGGSADNGGQMGLDAMDAGQAVHNQIQQAGLSSSVGITVMIGQNDTPGEIFRLSDTNAVLNFANANSYVTRLAFWSLARDNGGCPSQTFASPTCSGIAQSNLQFSHSFDPF, from the coding sequence ATGAAAATGAATATGAAGCCGTATGGTTGGTTAAGACAGCTTGTGGTGGTGGCTGCATCCCTGCTTGCGCTTAATTTCTTCGCAGGCCTGGCATCGGCACAGCAAATCATTGCCATTAATTCCGGCGGGCCGGCGGTCAGCCCCTTCGTTGCCGACAAGGACTTCTCCGGCGGCGCGACGATTGATCATGCCAACATCATCAACACGAGCAAGGTAACGAATCCGGCGCCGGCAGCCATATACCAGTCGGCGCGCATCGCCACGACCACAGTCAGATCTTTCACCTACACCATCCCCGGCTTCACCCCCGGAACCAACTATCTGGTGCGGTTGCACTTCTGCGAGACGTTCTTTGCCACCGTCGGCTCGCGGGTGTTCAACGTGACGATCAACGGGACGCAGGTGCTGACGCGCTTCGACATCGCGGCGGCCTCGGGCGGGAAGAACATCGCCAACGTCCAGCAGTTCACGGAGCCGGCGAACGCGAGCGGGCAGTTTGTAATTACGTTCACCTCGGTGACCAACAATGCGCTCATCAGCGGGATCGAAATCGACCCGGTCACAATTGGAACCTGCAGCCAGCCGACGGCGCCGAGCGGACTATCGGCAACCGAGGTATCAGCCAGCCAGATCAACCTGAGCTGGATGGCGAGTTCATCGTCCTGCGCGGTGACCTATGACGTGTTCCGCAGCACGACCAGCGGCTTCACACCCTCCAGCAGCAACCAAATCGCGAGTGGCGTGAGCTCTACATCGTTCTCCGATACGGGGCTTGCCGCCTCCACCACTTACTTCTACGTAGTGAAGGGCACGAACTCGGGCGGGACGTCCGCATCCTCGAACCAGGCCAGCGTGACAACGGGGGCGGGCGGAGGAGGAAACGGACCAAAACAATTTGCTCCCTATAACGATATGAGTCTCGGGTTCAGCGAGAATATTGTTTCTAACGCGCAAAATGCCGGACTTAAAGCAATTACTCTGGCTTTCCTGGACGGCAACGGGGGTTGTACCTTCGGTTGGGGTGGGTTAGGAGGAACGCTTCCCACCGACAACCTGGCCAATGGCACGTCGATTCAGTCTCTGGTGCATCAGATGCAAGCCAATGGCGTGACCGTCATCATTTCGTTCGGCGGCGCGGGTGGACCCATTGTGAGTAGCTGCAGGAACGCAGGCGCATTGCAGGCAAGCCTACAGGGGGTGCTTACTCGTTATAGCGTCAACATGCTCGACTTCGACATGGAGGCGAGCGACACGCTTGGCGACGGGCCGGGATTGCCGGTACTGGACCAGGCCCTCAAGGGGCTGAAGGCGGCAAACCCGAACCTGGTTGTTTCCTTCACCCTGCCGGTGCTGCCGACTGGGCTGATCGGCACTGGCATGGCCGTTCTCAACCAGGCGCATAAGGACGGGCTCGATCTCAACGTGGTCAACGTAATGGCAATGGACTACGGAGGTTCCGCCGATAACGGCGGGCAGATGGGGCTGGATGCCATGGATGCCGGTCAAGCAGTGCACAACCAAATCCAACAAGCTGGTCTAAGCTCTTCGGTGGGTATCACGGTAATGATTGGGCAGAACGACACCCCAGGAGAGATCTTCCGCCTCAGCGACACCAACGCGGTGCTGAACTTTGCCAATGCGAACAGTTATGTCACGCGGCTTGCATTCTGGTCGCTGGCACGTGACAACGGCGGTTGTCCAAGTCAAACCTTTGCCTCGCCCACTTGTAGCGGCATTGCGCAGAGCAATTTGCAGTTCTCGCACAGCTTTGACCCGTTCTAG
- a CDS encoding SRPBCC family protein: MTRVVVTRTINAPIDLVFKTVADINQFSQAVPRIMKVEFLSDVKSGVGTRFRETRVMKGQEATTELEVTEYIPNDHVRIVADSHGTVWDTVFTVKSEKTHTELTVAMDAKPYKLAPKIINPLISGMVKRAIEQDMDAVKTFCER; encoded by the coding sequence ATGACGCGTGTAGTTGTTACACGAACCATAAATGCACCGATTGATTTGGTTTTCAAAACCGTGGCTGACATCAATCAGTTTTCGCAGGCGGTCCCACGCATTATGAAGGTTGAATTCCTGTCTGACGTGAAATCAGGCGTCGGCACGCGATTTCGTGAGACGCGTGTCATGAAAGGCCAAGAAGCTACGACAGAGCTGGAAGTAACAGAGTATATCCCGAATGATCATGTTCGTATCGTGGCCGACAGTCATGGAACCGTCTGGGACACCGTGTTCACTGTCAAATCGGAAAAAACGCACACTGAATTAACCGTGGCGATGGATGCCAAACCTTATAAGTTGGCGCCAAAAATAATCAATCCTTTGATAAGCGGCATGGTCAAAAGAGCGATTGAACAGGATATGGATGCGGTGAAAACTTTTTGCGAAAGATGA
- a CDS encoding tail fiber domain-containing protein: protein MRRFHTILLLFLFMNLAVIHAQQPLQMASLRPNSQLLWHRVSPSAEKPDGPVLYQIIFRSSAHIGSIPKIGPTYALVDSGLITDNSGNLIIGGLTINGSTGILSFANGQMFALPAGNGDIGGTYPSLTVVGLQGRGVSGAAPANGQILQFNGAQWAPVTLPATQAVWLLGGNSGTGCTSSPCVDFLGTTDNTSLEFRVNNNRALRIEPATDRFYGFSPNVIGGFSGNYVTGAGVGGATIAGGGASGLVNTVSAHFGAVGGGYNNTASGTFASTVAGGFSNTANGQDAVVGGGQRNTSSGFFGSTVAGGNENTASGELSTVCGGQLNLASGDWSTIPGGDRNTASGAFSFAAGRNANTNNHVGAFVWGDDSVGVINLLATADNQFTARAVGGFNFITGIVGFGNPDPAKTVSIAPNSGIITFVAGQTFPGTGTITGVTGGAGLTGAGTSGNVTLAANLVRDASLSGNGGSSQLQVNYAGTGSALTAAHSDHNHDATYWKQGGNSGTDCTTSPCANFLGSTDNSSLEVQVNGQRAYRIEPATDSTFNSFAPNVIGGFSSNNVTALAGGATIAGGGDSNALNSVTDDFGTVGGGSGNQAGNNANGTTDSPYATVGGGRLNTASAPASTVAGGVNNNASGQYSTVTGGANNNAGGDSSTVAGGTSNTASGQDSIVAGGAHNTASGLFSLAAGSHANTGGFQGTFVWGDSSSTADVTATASHQFVARAAGGVIFYTSSDLSTSAQLAAGSGTWSSVSDRNVKDHFAPVDGSQLLVRVLALPITTWNYKSQATDIRHIGPMAQDFFAAFKVGEDERHITEIDEGGVALAAIQGLNQKLEDEVRQKDAQITAQQEQIKALAAASSEQIAALTAEVAAQRQLTQRLLQRVAEIEQTAEQNQPGKLAVNEVHNSDEENDIPARQGGIK from the coding sequence ATGAGAAGGTTTCACACCATTCTGTTGTTGTTTCTGTTCATGAACCTTGCTGTGATCCATGCCCAACAGCCGCTTCAGATGGCCAGCCTGCGGCCGAATAGCCAACTTCTCTGGCATCGTGTTTCACCGAGCGCCGAAAAGCCTGATGGCCCGGTACTCTACCAGATCATATTCCGCTCCAGCGCGCATATCGGTTCGATTCCCAAGATTGGCCCTACCTACGCGCTGGTGGATTCGGGCCTCATTACGGATAACAGCGGCAATCTCATCATCGGCGGACTGACGATCAATGGCAGCACGGGAATCCTCAGTTTCGCCAACGGTCAGATGTTTGCTCTGCCAGCGGGCAACGGAGATATAGGCGGCACGTATCCAAGCCTTACCGTCGTAGGTCTGCAAGGACGAGGCGTCTCCGGCGCGGCCCCCGCAAATGGGCAAATATTGCAGTTCAATGGCGCACAGTGGGCGCCAGTTACACTTCCTGCTACGCAGGCAGTATGGCTGCTGGGCGGCAACAGTGGCACAGGGTGTACCAGTTCGCCTTGCGTAGATTTTTTGGGCACGACCGACAACACCAGCCTGGAATTCAGGGTCAATAACAATCGTGCATTACGCATTGAACCGGCGACAGATCGCTTTTATGGTTTTAGCCCTAACGTGATAGGGGGCTTTAGCGGGAACTATGTGACGGGTGCTGGAGTAGGGGGGGCGACGATTGCAGGCGGAGGCGCCAGCGGCTTGGTCAATACTGTGAGCGCGCATTTTGGCGCCGTAGGCGGGGGTTACAACAACACCGCCAGCGGCACCTTTGCCAGCACGGTAGCCGGAGGCTTCAGTAACACCGCCAATGGCCAGGATGCGGTCGTAGGCGGAGGGCAGCGCAACACCTCCAGTGGATTTTTTGGTTCTACCGTGGCCGGGGGCAATGAAAACACCGCCAGCGGAGAGTTATCCACCGTATGCGGAGGCCAACTCAACCTCGCCAGCGGAGACTGGTCGACCATACCCGGGGGAGATCGCAACACGGCCAGCGGCGCTTTCAGCTTCGCCGCAGGTCGAAACGCCAATACCAACAATCACGTCGGCGCCTTTGTGTGGGGAGATGACTCGGTCGGCGTCATAAACCTTTTGGCCACTGCGGACAATCAATTTACAGCGCGCGCAGTCGGCGGATTCAACTTTATTACCGGAATTGTTGGCTTTGGCAATCCCGATCCTGCCAAGACCGTTAGTATTGCACCCAATAGCGGGATTATTACTTTTGTCGCGGGCCAAACTTTTCCCGGAACCGGCACCATCACCGGCGTGACAGGAGGAGCGGGGCTGACGGGCGCAGGAACCAGCGGCAATGTAACCCTGGCCGCCAATCTGGTACGCGATGCTTCCTTGAGCGGCAATGGTGGCAGCTCACAACTGCAGGTGAATTACGCTGGCACGGGTTCCGCTCTGACCGCAGCTCACAGTGACCACAACCATGATGCCACGTATTGGAAGCAAGGCGGCAACAGCGGCACGGATTGCACCACTTCTCCGTGCGCTAATTTCTTGGGCAGCACCGACAACAGCAGCCTGGAAGTACAGGTGAATGGACAGCGCGCCTACCGCATCGAACCAGCGACAGACTCTACGTTCAATAGTTTTGCACCCAACGTTATTGGAGGGTTCAGCAGCAACAATGTCACCGCGCTTGCAGGTGGAGCGACCATCGCCGGGGGTGGCGACAGTAATGCTCTCAATTCTGTCACCGATGACTTTGGAACCGTTGGCGGCGGCTCCGGTAACCAGGCAGGCAACAATGCGAACGGTACCACCGATTCGCCCTACGCCACCGTGGGCGGAGGGCGGCTCAACACGGCCAGCGCACCCGCTTCCACTGTGGCGGGAGGCGTTAACAATAACGCCAGCGGCCAGTATTCCACTGTGACCGGAGGCGCCAACAACAACGCCGGCGGCGATAGTTCCACCGTGGCCGGAGGCACCAGCAACACCGCCAGTGGTCAGGATTCCATCGTCGCCGGAGGCGCTCACAACACCGCCAGCGGCCTCTTCAGTTTGGCCGCCGGGTCTCATGCTAATACTGGCGGCTTCCAGGGCACATTTGTCTGGGGAGACAGTTCCAGCACCGCCGATGTCACGGCGACGGCAAGTCATCAGTTCGTGGCCCGCGCTGCCGGCGGCGTTATCTTCTATACTAGCTCCGACTTGAGCACCAGCGCCCAGTTGGCCGCAGGCAGCGGGACCTGGTCTTCGGTCAGTGACCGTAACGTCAAAGATCATTTTGCTCCCGTGGATGGCTCACAACTGCTTGTGCGCGTACTGGCTCTTCCTATCACTACATGGAACTACAAATCGCAAGCCACAGATATTCGCCACATCGGGCCGATGGCGCAGGACTTCTTCGCAGCCTTCAAGGTTGGCGAGGATGAACGCCACATCACCGAAATTGACGAGGGCGGCGTGGCCCTGGCCGCGATTCAGGGGCTCAATCAGAAACTGGAAGATGAAGTCCGGCAGAAAGACGCGCAGATCACAGCACAACAAGAGCAGATCAAGGCACTGGCGGCGGCTTCGTCCGAACAAATTGCCGCGCTCACGGCGGAAGTGGCAGCGCAACGCCAGCTCACTCAGCGCCTGCTGCAGCGAGTAGCCGAGATCGAACAAACAGCGGAGCAAAACCAACCAGGCAAGCTGGCAGTCAATGAAGTGCACAATAGTGACGAGGAAAACGACATACCAGCCCGGCAGGGCGGCATTAAGTAG
- a CDS encoding metallophosphoesterase family protein, which yields MSSKTTWTIGVISDTHGLLRPEAIAALEGADHIIHAGDIGDPAILARLAAVAPLTAVRGNVDREAWAKRIPASNVLEVGRVSVYVLHNLNELDLNPKAAAFAAVISGHTHQPKQDLRDGVLYFNPGSAGPRRFNLPITVGRLLIKGGKIKSEVIELLNPVVSP from the coding sequence TTGAGCTCGAAAACAACCTGGACCATCGGTGTCATCTCTGACACGCACGGGCTGCTGCGTCCCGAGGCAATCGCCGCGCTCGAAGGTGCAGACCACATTATTCATGCCGGCGATATAGGCGATCCAGCGATTCTGGCCCGACTGGCTGCGGTTGCGCCGCTGACGGCGGTACGCGGAAATGTAGATCGTGAAGCTTGGGCAAAAAGGATTCCCGCCAGCAATGTTCTCGAAGTGGGAAGAGTCAGTGTCTATGTGCTGCACAACCTGAATGAGCTTGACTTGAACCCGAAAGCAGCGGCATTTGCTGCCGTAATTTCAGGCCATACCCACCAGCCGAAACAGGACTTGAGGGATGGAGTTTTGTATTTCAATCCAGGCAGCGCGGGTCCCAGAAGGTTTAATCTGCCCATTACCGTGGGGCGTCTCTTGATTAAGGGAGGGAAGATCAAAAGCGAAGTGATTGAGCTTTTGAACCCAGTCGTCAGTCCTTAG